Proteins encoded in a region of the Tribolium castaneum strain GA2 chromosome 7, icTriCast1.1, whole genome shotgun sequence genome:
- the LOC660019 gene encoding FERM and PDZ domain-containing protein 4 isoform X2, with translation MLLQTIPGDPGAKSDETSKQPDLDTTGAHVLDYAPAPGWTVHANNEGRLYYCNHVTRTAGWLPPAEAWKCGGGEEILPYGWERAVDNSGRPYYINHVNKTTTYETPIIRNLDPAPIPEPRSVVLERSAALGFGFVAGSEKPVIVRFVTEGGPSVDKLLPGDQILTVNGEDVKMAPREHVISLVRACTKTVNLVVCQPPEQQGIRKSTLLSASKKARLKTKPSRVRFAESVCVNGAPLFPPSAFSLGDLCVAPMANVLKVFLENGQTKSFKYDAWTSVQDVVTSLETKLCLQATEHFSLVVEHIKSLKRNKLTLLDPSDTLARIASRPGAHKLRCLFRVAFVPPSAAALAQRDLNALDYLYTQCCNDVIQERFAPELQYDTALRLAALHIYQHALANNIAASKLTVKTIEREFGLDRFVPASLLDTMKRKEVRKLISHFLKLHSNMAGSGKQLTPLQAKLHYLDIVAQLPSYGAKCFSAGPKADALERVILVSPKFGLSQITGTRNSMPVPIANIEDMRRIEVRCDDEVTKNVLVRLANEKTVSISLEERDASELVLVLRGYFRLVTGQVLPVDQDEAPPMEDLAPPYLSQHKVVPEKWSYINQSALKTACFAIPPTYQTLNKKTNGLYNTMGRQSKSLGYSNLDNNMNNSLSNRNHFDSYDLETVVSMELLENGRGDDVLKRVAEMHQLVENSEKYLRLNSLEWQETSVDIESENEDSLPGQLKHSDSLLLLNKSHAPPPIERRFANAAIELLRSESNQSESDNDSLYTPHDSPKRRIDVKANRVSFGLRSPDEKNEEAKGEESVYVFDPDIIDLTLLPPPATPDELDCALPTPINVPPSSFADSVEKLNRLDNLNEDQDLEEFLASVTVPPPTQKVTPAIELTPEEIMSYIIPPPPVEINTEMTPPPLPPIEPKRRNSNVSIKSNIIEYATIDRKGAFSSCCGKTKKDEQVRPLPRRSSDEKPPERPPKNLPQERQRSQSLTTKPPKLPPRGEAPPHLFLPPKKPPLPPVPPLEVLRQKKNPQIDGRTAGIGSPHLQRSRLGSDLDMGLKVAQTAVSTPTSPHLARGAQLTAVPIMSPDSPTQKNGCTSTRELLLAKTDVAMASLLVRLDQVAAQCSAAQVHGGGRLISEEKFQIAKEELTSQSLQLVTSSKMLVIAMSDPSLPDLPENLAICLTILRRLTELCQDLTNHTTAPLQTRNLILKVHDVTAAFRHLITSHIDRTSPKTIEEHLAAQAESLANVLATLLRSLRVFSP, from the exons ATGCTACTTCAGACGATTCCGGGCGATCCCGGAGCCAAATCAGATGAAACGTCGAAACAACCGGACTTGGATACGACCGGAGCACACGTTTTGGATTATGCTCCGGCCCCCGGATGGACTGTTCATGCAAACAACGAGGGACGGCTCTACTATTGCAA TCACGTGACACGCACCGCCGGCTGGTTACCGCCCGCCGAAGCATGGAAATGTGGTGGCGGCGAGGAAATTTTGCCCTACGGTTGGGAACGAGCTGTCGATAATTCAGGACGTCCTTATTACATCAA TCATGTGAACAAAACTACAACTTATGAAACCCCCATTATCAGAAATCTGGACCCAGCCCCCATTCCAGAGCCCCGTTCTGTGGTTTTGGAACGTTCGGCAGCACTCGGTTTTGGTTTCGTTGCCGGTTCGGAAAAACCCGTTATTgttcgttttgttacggaggGAGGTCCCAGTGTTGATAAACTTCTACCAGGTGATCAAATTCTTACAGTTAATGGTGAAGATGTAAAAATGGCACCACGTGAACATGTCATTTCTTTGGTAAGAGCTTGTACAAAAACTGTCAACTTGGTGGTATGTCAACCACCCGAACAACAAGGTATACGTAAATCAACACTTCTATCAGCAAGTAAAAAAGCACGTTTGAAAACGAAACCATCAAGAGTGCGTTTTGCCGAGAGTGTTTGCGTTAATGGCGCTCCTTTATTTCCG CCTTCTGCGTTTTCATTGGGTGATTTATGTGTGGCTCCCATGGCCAACGTTCTTAAAGTATTTCTCGAAAATGGACAAAcaaaatcatttaaatatgACGCTTGGACAAGTGTACAAGATGTTGTGACGTCACTTGAAACTAAACTATGTCTTCAAGCAACTGAACATTTTAGTCTTGTTGTTGAACATATTAAATCACTCAAACGTAATAAACTCACACTATTGGATCCTTCGGATACACTAGCTCGG ATTGCGTCACGTCCAGGGGCACACAAATTACGTTGTTTGTTTCGTGTGGCATTTGTTCCGCCCTCGGCAGCCGCCTTGGCGCAACGTGATCTTAACGCCTTGGATTATCTCTATACACAATGTTGTAACGATGTGATACAGGAACGGTTTGCGCCTGAACTACAATACGATACTGCACTGCGATTGGCTGCACTGCATATTTATCAACACGCTCTGGCCAATAATATTGCAGCAAGCAAATTGACGGTTAAGACAATTGA acGCGAATTCGGTCTCGATCGTTTCGTCCCGGCGTCACTTCTCGACACAATGAAGCGTAAAGAAGTCCGAAAACTGATATCACATTTTCTTAAACTTCATTCCAATATGGCCGGTTCCGGTAAACAATTGACACCACTTCAAGCAAAACTTCATTATTTGGATATTGTTGCACAGTTGCCTAGTTACGGTGCAAAATGTTTTTCGGCTGGTCCGAAAGCCGACGCACTCGAACGTGTAATACTTGTAAGTCCGAAATTTGGACTTAGTCAAATAACGGGAACTAGAAATTCGATG CCGGTACCGATTGCTAATATTGAAGATATGAGACGAATTGAGGTTAGATGTGATGATGAAGTGAcgaaaaatgttttagttCGTTTAGCCAATGAGAAAACTGTTTCAATCTCATTGGAAGAGAGAGATGCAAGCGAGTTAGTGCTTGTATTGAGAGGTTATTTCCGATTGGTTACTGGACAAGTGTTGCCAGTCGATCAGGACGAAGCTCCGCCCATGGAAGATCTAGCACCGCCTTATCTATCACAACATAAAGTTGTGCCGGAAAAATGGAGTTACATCAACCAATCAGCTTTAAAAACCGCTTGTTTTGCAATACCACCAACTTATCAaacactaaacaaaaaaaccaACGGTTTATACAACACAATGGGACGTCAGAGCAAATCACTTGGTTACAGTAACCTTGACAACAACATGAATAATTCACTCTCGAATCGCAACCATTTCGATAGTTACGACCTTGAAACGGTAGTTTCCATGGAACTGCTCGAAAATGGGCGTGGCGATGACGTACTTAAACGCGTGGCAGAAATGCACCAATTGGTCGAAAACTCCGAGAAATATCTCCGCCTCAATTCGCTTGAATGGCAAGAGACGAGTGTCGATATCGAATCGGAAAACGAAGATTCACTTCCCGGCCAATTAAAACACAGCGATTCGCTTCTCCTACTTAATAAAAGTCATGCCCCGCCCCCGATTGAACGTCGATTCGCTAACGCCGCCATTGAATTGTTACGTAGCGAATCGAACCAATCCGAAAGCGATAATGATTCGTTGTATACACCGCATGATTCGCCAAAACGTCGTATTGATGTGAAAGCGAATCGTGTTAGTTTTGGTTTACGAAGTCCTGATGAGAAAAACGAAGAGGCTAAAGGCGAGGAAAGTGTGTATGTTTTTGATCCGGATATTATTGATTTGACGTTGTTACCGCCACCTGCAACGCCCGATGAACTCGATTGTGCCTTACCGACACCGATTAACGTGCCGCCGAGCTCGTTCGCCGATTCCGTCGAGAAGCTCAATCGTTTAG acaatttaaacGAAGACCAAGACCTCGAGGAGTTCCTAGCGAGCGTAACGGTCCCACCTCCAACTCAAAAAGTTACCCCCGCGATTGAACTCACCCCTGAAGAGATAATGTCATACATAATCCCCCCACCACCTGTTGAAATAAATACTGAAATGACTCCACCCCCACTACCACCCATCGAACCGAAACGTCGCAATAGCAACGTTAGCATCAAATCTAACATAATCGAATATGCAACTATTGATCGTAAAGGTGCATTTTCATCATGTTGTggtaaaacgaaaaaagacgAACAAGTCCGACCACTTCCAAGACGAAGTTCCGATGAAAAACCACCAGAACGTCCGCCTAAAAACCTACCACAAGAACGTCAACGCAGCCAATCACTAACCACCAAACCACCGAAACTCCCACCACGTGGTGAAGCCCCGCCCCATTTATTCCTCCCACCGAAAAAACCTCCTTTACCACCAGTTCCACCTCTAGAAGTACTAAGACAAAAGAAAAATCCACAAATTGATGGTAGAACTGCAGGAATTGGATCGCCACATTTGCAAAGAAGTAGGCTGGGGAGTGACCTTGATATGGGTTTAAAGGTGGCTCAGACGGCTGTGAGTACACCGACTTCGCCGCATTTGGCTCGAGGGGCACAATTGACAGCTGTACCAATCATGTCACCTGATAGTCCAACgcaaaaaaatggttgtacgTCAACAAGGGAACTCCTATTGGCTAAAACTGACGTTGCAATGGCTAGTCTTTTAGTTCGGTTGGATCAAGTAGCCGCACAATGTAGTGCTGCACAGGTGCATGGTGGGGGGAGATTGATCAGCGAGGAGAAGTTTCAG ATCGCCAAAGAAGAGCTCACTTCACAATCACTTCAACTTGTCACCTCGTCAAAAATGCTCGTGATCGCAATGTCCGATCCGAGTTTACCCGATCTACCTGAAAATCTAGCCATTTGTTTGACGATTTTACGTCGTCTAACTGAACTGTGTCAAGATCTGACCAATCATACAACAGCTCCACTTCAAACACGTAATCTCATCCTCAAAGTACACGATGTGACAGCTGCTTTCCGCCATCTTATTACGTCACACATTGACCGAACATCACCGAAAACAATCGAAGAACATCTAGCGGCACAAGCCGAAAGTTTGGCAAATGTGTTGGCAACACTGTTGAGGAGTTTGCGAGTGTTTTCACcgtag
- the LOC660019 gene encoding FERM and PDZ domain-containing protein 4 isoform X1: MLLQTIPGDPGAKSDETSKQPDLDTTGAHVLDYAPAPGWTVHANNEGRLYYCNHVTRTAGWLPPAEAWKCGGGEEILPYGWERAVDNSGRPYYINHVNKTTTYETPIIRNLDPAPIPEPRSVVLERSAALGFGFVAGSEKPVIVRFVTEGGPSVDKLLPGDQILTVNGEDVKMAPREHVISLVRACTKTVNLVVCQPPEQQGIRKSTLLSASKKARLKTKPSRVRFAESVCVNGAPLFPPSAFSLGDLCVAPMANVLKVFLENGQTKSFKYDAWTSVQDVVTSLETKLCLQATEHFSLVVEHIKSLKRNKLTLLDPSDTLARIASRPGAHKLRCLFRVAFVPPSAAALAQRDLNALDYLYTQCCNDVIQERFAPELQYDTALRLAALHIYQHALANNIAASKLTVKTIEREFGLDRFVPASLLDTMKRKEVRKLISHFLKLHSNMAGSGKQLTPLQAKLHYLDIVAQLPSYGAKCFSAGPKADALERVILVSPKFGLSQITGTRNSMVSGSGSMDEWSIKNLIIPQPVPIANIEDMRRIEVRCDDEVTKNVLVRLANEKTVSISLEERDASELVLVLRGYFRLVTGQVLPVDQDEAPPMEDLAPPYLSQHKVVPEKWSYINQSALKTACFAIPPTYQTLNKKTNGLYNTMGRQSKSLGYSNLDNNMNNSLSNRNHFDSYDLETVVSMELLENGRGDDVLKRVAEMHQLVENSEKYLRLNSLEWQETSVDIESENEDSLPGQLKHSDSLLLLNKSHAPPPIERRFANAAIELLRSESNQSESDNDSLYTPHDSPKRRIDVKANRVSFGLRSPDEKNEEAKGEESVYVFDPDIIDLTLLPPPATPDELDCALPTPINVPPSSFADSVEKLNRLDNLNEDQDLEEFLASVTVPPPTQKVTPAIELTPEEIMSYIIPPPPVEINTEMTPPPLPPIEPKRRNSNVSIKSNIIEYATIDRKGAFSSCCGKTKKDEQVRPLPRRSSDEKPPERPPKNLPQERQRSQSLTTKPPKLPPRGEAPPHLFLPPKKPPLPPVPPLEVLRQKKNPQIDGRTAGIGSPHLQRSRLGSDLDMGLKVAQTAVSTPTSPHLARGAQLTAVPIMSPDSPTQKNGCTSTRELLLAKTDVAMASLLVRLDQVAAQCSAAQVHGGGRLISEEKFQIAKEELTSQSLQLVTSSKMLVIAMSDPSLPDLPENLAICLTILRRLTELCQDLTNHTTAPLQTRNLILKVHDVTAAFRHLITSHIDRTSPKTIEEHLAAQAESLANVLATLLRSLRVFSP; this comes from the exons ATGCTACTTCAGACGATTCCGGGCGATCCCGGAGCCAAATCAGATGAAACGTCGAAACAACCGGACTTGGATACGACCGGAGCACACGTTTTGGATTATGCTCCGGCCCCCGGATGGACTGTTCATGCAAACAACGAGGGACGGCTCTACTATTGCAA TCACGTGACACGCACCGCCGGCTGGTTACCGCCCGCCGAAGCATGGAAATGTGGTGGCGGCGAGGAAATTTTGCCCTACGGTTGGGAACGAGCTGTCGATAATTCAGGACGTCCTTATTACATCAA TCATGTGAACAAAACTACAACTTATGAAACCCCCATTATCAGAAATCTGGACCCAGCCCCCATTCCAGAGCCCCGTTCTGTGGTTTTGGAACGTTCGGCAGCACTCGGTTTTGGTTTCGTTGCCGGTTCGGAAAAACCCGTTATTgttcgttttgttacggaggGAGGTCCCAGTGTTGATAAACTTCTACCAGGTGATCAAATTCTTACAGTTAATGGTGAAGATGTAAAAATGGCACCACGTGAACATGTCATTTCTTTGGTAAGAGCTTGTACAAAAACTGTCAACTTGGTGGTATGTCAACCACCCGAACAACAAGGTATACGTAAATCAACACTTCTATCAGCAAGTAAAAAAGCACGTTTGAAAACGAAACCATCAAGAGTGCGTTTTGCCGAGAGTGTTTGCGTTAATGGCGCTCCTTTATTTCCG CCTTCTGCGTTTTCATTGGGTGATTTATGTGTGGCTCCCATGGCCAACGTTCTTAAAGTATTTCTCGAAAATGGACAAAcaaaatcatttaaatatgACGCTTGGACAAGTGTACAAGATGTTGTGACGTCACTTGAAACTAAACTATGTCTTCAAGCAACTGAACATTTTAGTCTTGTTGTTGAACATATTAAATCACTCAAACGTAATAAACTCACACTATTGGATCCTTCGGATACACTAGCTCGG ATTGCGTCACGTCCAGGGGCACACAAATTACGTTGTTTGTTTCGTGTGGCATTTGTTCCGCCCTCGGCAGCCGCCTTGGCGCAACGTGATCTTAACGCCTTGGATTATCTCTATACACAATGTTGTAACGATGTGATACAGGAACGGTTTGCGCCTGAACTACAATACGATACTGCACTGCGATTGGCTGCACTGCATATTTATCAACACGCTCTGGCCAATAATATTGCAGCAAGCAAATTGACGGTTAAGACAATTGA acGCGAATTCGGTCTCGATCGTTTCGTCCCGGCGTCACTTCTCGACACAATGAAGCGTAAAGAAGTCCGAAAACTGATATCACATTTTCTTAAACTTCATTCCAATATGGCCGGTTCCGGTAAACAATTGACACCACTTCAAGCAAAACTTCATTATTTGGATATTGTTGCACAGTTGCCTAGTTACGGTGCAAAATGTTTTTCGGCTGGTCCGAAAGCCGACGCACTCGAACGTGTAATACTTGTAAGTCCGAAATTTGGACTTAGTCAAATAACGGGAACTAGAAATTCGATGGTAAGTGGAAGTGGAAGCATGGATGAATGGTCgataaaaaatctaataattCCTCAGCCGGTACCGATTGCTAATATTGAAGATATGAGACGAATTGAGGTTAGATGTGATGATGAAGTGAcgaaaaatgttttagttCGTTTAGCCAATGAGAAAACTGTTTCAATCTCATTGGAAGAGAGAGATGCAAGCGAGTTAGTGCTTGTATTGAGAGGTTATTTCCGATTGGTTACTGGACAAGTGTTGCCAGTCGATCAGGACGAAGCTCCGCCCATGGAAGATCTAGCACCGCCTTATCTATCACAACATAAAGTTGTGCCGGAAAAATGGAGTTACATCAACCAATCAGCTTTAAAAACCGCTTGTTTTGCAATACCACCAACTTATCAaacactaaacaaaaaaaccaACGGTTTATACAACACAATGGGACGTCAGAGCAAATCACTTGGTTACAGTAACCTTGACAACAACATGAATAATTCACTCTCGAATCGCAACCATTTCGATAGTTACGACCTTGAAACGGTAGTTTCCATGGAACTGCTCGAAAATGGGCGTGGCGATGACGTACTTAAACGCGTGGCAGAAATGCACCAATTGGTCGAAAACTCCGAGAAATATCTCCGCCTCAATTCGCTTGAATGGCAAGAGACGAGTGTCGATATCGAATCGGAAAACGAAGATTCACTTCCCGGCCAATTAAAACACAGCGATTCGCTTCTCCTACTTAATAAAAGTCATGCCCCGCCCCCGATTGAACGTCGATTCGCTAACGCCGCCATTGAATTGTTACGTAGCGAATCGAACCAATCCGAAAGCGATAATGATTCGTTGTATACACCGCATGATTCGCCAAAACGTCGTATTGATGTGAAAGCGAATCGTGTTAGTTTTGGTTTACGAAGTCCTGATGAGAAAAACGAAGAGGCTAAAGGCGAGGAAAGTGTGTATGTTTTTGATCCGGATATTATTGATTTGACGTTGTTACCGCCACCTGCAACGCCCGATGAACTCGATTGTGCCTTACCGACACCGATTAACGTGCCGCCGAGCTCGTTCGCCGATTCCGTCGAGAAGCTCAATCGTTTAG acaatttaaacGAAGACCAAGACCTCGAGGAGTTCCTAGCGAGCGTAACGGTCCCACCTCCAACTCAAAAAGTTACCCCCGCGATTGAACTCACCCCTGAAGAGATAATGTCATACATAATCCCCCCACCACCTGTTGAAATAAATACTGAAATGACTCCACCCCCACTACCACCCATCGAACCGAAACGTCGCAATAGCAACGTTAGCATCAAATCTAACATAATCGAATATGCAACTATTGATCGTAAAGGTGCATTTTCATCATGTTGTggtaaaacgaaaaaagacgAACAAGTCCGACCACTTCCAAGACGAAGTTCCGATGAAAAACCACCAGAACGTCCGCCTAAAAACCTACCACAAGAACGTCAACGCAGCCAATCACTAACCACCAAACCACCGAAACTCCCACCACGTGGTGAAGCCCCGCCCCATTTATTCCTCCCACCGAAAAAACCTCCTTTACCACCAGTTCCACCTCTAGAAGTACTAAGACAAAAGAAAAATCCACAAATTGATGGTAGAACTGCAGGAATTGGATCGCCACATTTGCAAAGAAGTAGGCTGGGGAGTGACCTTGATATGGGTTTAAAGGTGGCTCAGACGGCTGTGAGTACACCGACTTCGCCGCATTTGGCTCGAGGGGCACAATTGACAGCTGTACCAATCATGTCACCTGATAGTCCAACgcaaaaaaatggttgtacgTCAACAAGGGAACTCCTATTGGCTAAAACTGACGTTGCAATGGCTAGTCTTTTAGTTCGGTTGGATCAAGTAGCCGCACAATGTAGTGCTGCACAGGTGCATGGTGGGGGGAGATTGATCAGCGAGGAGAAGTTTCAG ATCGCCAAAGAAGAGCTCACTTCACAATCACTTCAACTTGTCACCTCGTCAAAAATGCTCGTGATCGCAATGTCCGATCCGAGTTTACCCGATCTACCTGAAAATCTAGCCATTTGTTTGACGATTTTACGTCGTCTAACTGAACTGTGTCAAGATCTGACCAATCATACAACAGCTCCACTTCAAACACGTAATCTCATCCTCAAAGTACACGATGTGACAGCTGCTTTCCGCCATCTTATTACGTCACACATTGACCGAACATCACCGAAAACAATCGAAGAACATCTAGCGGCACAAGCCGAAAGTTTGGCAAATGTGTTGGCAACACTGTTGAGGAGTTTGCGAGTGTTTTCACcgtag